A single genomic interval of Festucalex cinctus isolate MCC-2025b chromosome 16, RoL_Fcin_1.0, whole genome shotgun sequence harbors:
- the ipo8 gene encoding importin-8 isoform X1 — protein MDPNRIIQALRGTIDPNLRRAAEDELNQSYKIINFAPTLLQIIASEQVEFPVRQAAAIYLKNMIGQYWQDREPSVGKVVFPFNIHENDRQQIRNHIVEGVIRCPETIRAQLTMCLRTIIKHDFPGRWTAIVDELSLYLQSNNSGSWYGSLLALYQLVKTYEYRKADEREPLLAAMQIFLPRIQQLIIQLLNDATIFSALIQKQILKIFHSLIQYSLPLQLINNTVMTQWMEVFRAIMDCDVPAETLELDEDDRPELPWWKCKKWALRVITRLFKRYGSPGNVTKEYFEFADFFLKTYAVALQQVLLQVVDQYRHKQYVTPRVLQQCLNYLNQGLSHSLTWKHMKPHMQTICQEVIFPLMCYKDEDERLWQEDPFEYIRMKFYLYDDHALPATAAQSLLCNAARKRKEVLPQMMEFCHQILMDPTSDSRRKDGALHCIGALAELLLKKRIYMEQMELMLQNYVFPLLNSRLGYLRARSCWVLHCFSQLRFHNVLALRNAVELVKKDLVDDNEMPVKVEAAIALQMLISNQEEAKLYIRPHIRPVMQQLLHVVKETENDDLTNVIQKMICEYNEEVAVIAVDMTQNLAEIFSRVLQSEEYEENEDKTVMALGILSTIDTILTVMEDHKEITQQLEGICLQVIGLVLQKPIIGMAEFYEEILSLAFGLTCQTISPQMWQLLSVLYEVFQHDCFDYFTDMMPLLHNYVTVDTDAFLSDPKNLEIIYSMCKKVLTTDSGEEAECQAAKLLEVIILQCKGRGIDQCIPLFVEAALERLTRGVKSNKLRIMCLEVAIAALYYSPAILMHTLDNARFSQKPQAITAHFINQWMNDTEFFLGIHDRKMCIIGLTVLMELPSRPAALEGVAAQILPSVLLLFLGLKHLSASHHINKPDLLASTRALDQDQNEEIPSDEDEVNEKCSIMQQQQQQSSVPMGQEDESNDDEDDYWDDDNCFEGTPLEEYSTPLDYDNGEDEYHFFASALLRIQSTDVAWYQRLTASLSDDQKSQLQEIYSISQQRRSTATKGQ, from the exons ATGGATCCAAACCGGATAATTCAGGCTCTGAGGGGGACTATCGACCCGAATCTGAGAAGAGCGGCTGAAGATGAACTCAATCAG TCCTACAAGATCATCAACTTTGCACCAACCCTGCTTCAGATCATTGCATCAGAGCAGGTGGAGTTTCCAGTTCGGCAGGCAG CGGCTATCTATCTGAAGAACATGATTGGCCAGTATTGGCAGGACAGGGAGCCATCGGTTGGAAAAGTGGTGTTCCCCTTCAACATTCATGAGAACGACCGCCAGCAGATCAGAAACCACATTGTGGAGGGCGTTATCCGCTGCCCCGAGACCATACG CGCCCAGCTGACGATGTGTCTTCGAACGATCATCAAGCACGACTTCCCAGGACGTTGGACTGCCATAGTGGATGAGCTAAGCTTGTACTTGCAGTCCAACAACAGTGGCAGCTGGTATGGCAGCCTGTTGGCTCTCTACCAACTCGTCAAAACTTACGA GTACAGGAAGGCAGATGAGAGGGAGCCGCTGCTTGCAGCCATGCAAATCTTTCTGCCGAGGATTCAGCAGCTCATCATTCAGCTTCTGAATGATGCCACCATCTTCTCGGCCCTCATTCAAAAACAGATCCTTAAAATCTTCCATTCTCTCATTCAG TACTCGCTTCCTCTCCAGCTGATCAATAACACGGTGATGACTCAATGGATGGAAGTCTTTCGTGCCATAATGGACTGTGACGTTCCCGCT GAGACTTTGGAGCTGGATGAAGATGACCGTCCCGAGTTACCATGGTGGAAGTGCAAGAAATGGGCACTGCGTGTCATTACGAGACTGTTCAAACG atacGGAAGCCCAGGCAACGTGACAAAAGAGTATTTTGAATTTGCGGATTTCTTTTTGAAGACCTATGCGGTGGCTTTACAGCAA GTCTTGTTGCAGGTAGTGGATCAATACAGACACAAGCAGTATGTTACTCCCCGTGTTCTCCAGCAGTGTCTCAACTACCTCAACCAGGGACTTTCCCATTCTCTGACGTGGAAACATATGAAGCCCCACATGCAG ACCATTTGTCAGGAGGTGATCTTCCCTCTCATGTGTTACAAAGATGAGGACGAGAGGCTGTGGCAGGAAGACCCATTTGAATACATCCGCATGAAATTTT ACCTTTATGACGATCACGCCCTTCCAGCCACTGCTGCACAGAGCCTTTTGTGCAATGCTGCACGAAAGAGAAAGGAG GTTCTGCCTCAAATGATGGAGTTCTGCCATCAAATTCTGATGGATCCCACGTCTGACTCCCGGAGGAAAGATGGAGCACTGCACTGCATTGGAGCACTGGCTGAGCTACTACTTAAG AAGCGGATTTACATGGAGCAGATGGAGTTGATGCTGCAAAACTATGTCTTCCCTTTGCTCAACTCTCGATTAGGTTACTTGCGAGCTAGG tCATGTTGGGTCCTCCACTGCTTCAGTCAGTTGCGTTTCCACAACGTGTTGGCTTTGAGGAATGCTGTGGAGTTGGTCAAGAAGGACCTGGTTGACGACAACGAGATGCCAGTCAAGGTGGAGGCAGCCATTGCTTTACAAATGTTGATCAGCAATCAGGAAGAGG CAAAGCTGTACATCAGGCCGCACATTCGACCTGTTATGCAACAGCTGCTACATGTAGTCAAAGAGACGGAGAATGATGACTTGACAAATGTCATTCAGAAGATGATCTGCGAGTACAACGAAGAAGTTGCTGTCATTGCTGTTGACATGACGCAGAACCTG GCTGAGATCTTTAGCAGGGTTCTTCAGAGCGAGGAATACGAGGAGAATGAGGACAAGACTGTCATGGCCCTCGGCATTCTCAGCACCATCGACACCATTCTCACCGTCATGGAGGACCACAAGGAG ATCACTCAACAGCTGGAGGGTATCTGTTTACAGGTGATTGGCCTGGTCTTGCAGAAACCTATCATAGGTATGgcag AGTTCTATGAGGAGATTCTGTCTCTGGCATTTGGACTCACATGCCAGACCATCTCGCCGCAGATGTGGCAGCTGCTGAGCGTCCTGTATGAGGTCTTTCAGCACGACTGCTTTGACTACTTCACTG ATATGATGCCACTTTTGCATAACTACGTCACGGTGGATACAGATGCCTTCCTATCCGACCCCAAGAATTTGGAGATCATCTACAGCATGTGCAAAAAG GTGCTGACCACAGATTCAGGCGAAGAAGCCGAATGCCAGGCTGCAAAACTGTTGGAGGTGATCATACTGCAGTGCAAAGGCAGAGGGATTGACCAG TGCATCCCTCTGTTTGTGGAGGCGGCGCTGGAGCGTTTGACACGTGGCGTCAAGTCCAACAAGCTGAGGATCATGTGCCTGGAGGTGGCCATCGCTGCGCTTTACTACAGCCCGGCCATTCTCATGCACACTTTGGACAACGCACGCTTCTCCCAAAAGCCGCAGGCCATTACTGCCCACTTCATCAACCAGTGGATGAACGACACGGAATTCTTCCTTGG GATCCACGACCGCAAGATGTGCATCATTGGCCTGACTGTGTTGATGGAGCTGCCGAGCCGTCCGGCGGCTCTGGAGGGCGTGGCCGCCCAAATCCTTCCTTCCGTTCTGCTCCTCTTCTTGGGTCTCAAGCACCTTTCTGCTTCCCATCACATCAACAAACCGGACCTGCTGGCCAGCACGAGGGCTTTGGATCAAGATCAAAATG AGGAGATTCCCAGTGATGAGGACGAGgtgaatgaaaagtgcagtattatgcagcagcagcagcagcaatctAGTGTGCCGATGGGCCAGGAAGatgagagcaatgatgatgaagacgacTACTGGGACGATGATAATTGCTTTGAAGGAACACCTCTGGAAGAGTATAGCACTCCACTGGACTATGACAATGGAGAAGACGAATATCACTTTTTTGCATCTGCCCTTCTCA GAATCCAGAGTACAGATGTGGCTTGGTACCAGCGTTTGACGGCATCCCTCAGTGATGACCAGAAATCCCAACTCCAGGAGATTTACAGCATCTCACAGCAGAGAAGGAGCACTGCCACCAAGGGCCAGTG a
- the ipo8 gene encoding importin-8 isoform X2 encodes MDPNRIIQALRGTIDPNLRRAAEDELNQSYKIINFAPTLLQIIASEQVEFPVRQAAAIYLKNMIGQYWQDREPSVGKVVFPFNIHENDRQQIRNHIVEGVIRCPETIRAQLTMCLRTIIKHDFPGRWTAIVDELSLYLQSNNSGSWYGSLLALYQLVKTYEYRKADEREPLLAAMQIFLPRIQQLIIQLLNDATIFSALIQKQILKIFHSLIQYSLPLQLINNTVMTQWMEVFRAIMDCDVPAETLELDEDDRPELPWWKCKKWALRVITRLFKRYGSPGNVTKEYFEFADFFLKTYAVALQQVLLQVVDQYRHKQYVTPRVLQQCLNYLNQGLSHSLTWKHMKPHMQTICQEVIFPLMCYKDEDERLWQEDPFEYIRMKFYLYDDHALPATAAQSLLCNAARKRKEVLPQMMEFCHQILMDPTSDSRRKDGALHCIGALAELLLKKRIYMEQMELMLQNYVFPLLNSRLGYLRARSCWVLHCFSQLRFHNVLALRNAVELVKKDLVDDNEMPVKVEAAIALQMLISNQEEAKLYIRPHIRPVMQQLLHVVKETENDDLTNVIQKMICEYNEEVAVIAVDMTQNLAEIFSRVLQSEEYEENEDKTVMALGILSTIDTILTVMEDHKEITQQLEGICLQVIGLVLQKPIIEFYEEILSLAFGLTCQTISPQMWQLLSVLYEVFQHDCFDYFTDMMPLLHNYVTVDTDAFLSDPKNLEIIYSMCKKVLTTDSGEEAECQAAKLLEVIILQCKGRGIDQCIPLFVEAALERLTRGVKSNKLRIMCLEVAIAALYYSPAILMHTLDNARFSQKPQAITAHFINQWMNDTEFFLGIHDRKMCIIGLTVLMELPSRPAALEGVAAQILPSVLLLFLGLKHLSASHHINKPDLLASTRALDQDQNEEIPSDEDEVNEKCSIMQQQQQQSSVPMGQEDESNDDEDDYWDDDNCFEGTPLEEYSTPLDYDNGEDEYHFFASALLRIQSTDVAWYQRLTASLSDDQKSQLQEIYSISQQRRSTATKGQ; translated from the exons ATGGATCCAAACCGGATAATTCAGGCTCTGAGGGGGACTATCGACCCGAATCTGAGAAGAGCGGCTGAAGATGAACTCAATCAG TCCTACAAGATCATCAACTTTGCACCAACCCTGCTTCAGATCATTGCATCAGAGCAGGTGGAGTTTCCAGTTCGGCAGGCAG CGGCTATCTATCTGAAGAACATGATTGGCCAGTATTGGCAGGACAGGGAGCCATCGGTTGGAAAAGTGGTGTTCCCCTTCAACATTCATGAGAACGACCGCCAGCAGATCAGAAACCACATTGTGGAGGGCGTTATCCGCTGCCCCGAGACCATACG CGCCCAGCTGACGATGTGTCTTCGAACGATCATCAAGCACGACTTCCCAGGACGTTGGACTGCCATAGTGGATGAGCTAAGCTTGTACTTGCAGTCCAACAACAGTGGCAGCTGGTATGGCAGCCTGTTGGCTCTCTACCAACTCGTCAAAACTTACGA GTACAGGAAGGCAGATGAGAGGGAGCCGCTGCTTGCAGCCATGCAAATCTTTCTGCCGAGGATTCAGCAGCTCATCATTCAGCTTCTGAATGATGCCACCATCTTCTCGGCCCTCATTCAAAAACAGATCCTTAAAATCTTCCATTCTCTCATTCAG TACTCGCTTCCTCTCCAGCTGATCAATAACACGGTGATGACTCAATGGATGGAAGTCTTTCGTGCCATAATGGACTGTGACGTTCCCGCT GAGACTTTGGAGCTGGATGAAGATGACCGTCCCGAGTTACCATGGTGGAAGTGCAAGAAATGGGCACTGCGTGTCATTACGAGACTGTTCAAACG atacGGAAGCCCAGGCAACGTGACAAAAGAGTATTTTGAATTTGCGGATTTCTTTTTGAAGACCTATGCGGTGGCTTTACAGCAA GTCTTGTTGCAGGTAGTGGATCAATACAGACACAAGCAGTATGTTACTCCCCGTGTTCTCCAGCAGTGTCTCAACTACCTCAACCAGGGACTTTCCCATTCTCTGACGTGGAAACATATGAAGCCCCACATGCAG ACCATTTGTCAGGAGGTGATCTTCCCTCTCATGTGTTACAAAGATGAGGACGAGAGGCTGTGGCAGGAAGACCCATTTGAATACATCCGCATGAAATTTT ACCTTTATGACGATCACGCCCTTCCAGCCACTGCTGCACAGAGCCTTTTGTGCAATGCTGCACGAAAGAGAAAGGAG GTTCTGCCTCAAATGATGGAGTTCTGCCATCAAATTCTGATGGATCCCACGTCTGACTCCCGGAGGAAAGATGGAGCACTGCACTGCATTGGAGCACTGGCTGAGCTACTACTTAAG AAGCGGATTTACATGGAGCAGATGGAGTTGATGCTGCAAAACTATGTCTTCCCTTTGCTCAACTCTCGATTAGGTTACTTGCGAGCTAGG tCATGTTGGGTCCTCCACTGCTTCAGTCAGTTGCGTTTCCACAACGTGTTGGCTTTGAGGAATGCTGTGGAGTTGGTCAAGAAGGACCTGGTTGACGACAACGAGATGCCAGTCAAGGTGGAGGCAGCCATTGCTTTACAAATGTTGATCAGCAATCAGGAAGAGG CAAAGCTGTACATCAGGCCGCACATTCGACCTGTTATGCAACAGCTGCTACATGTAGTCAAAGAGACGGAGAATGATGACTTGACAAATGTCATTCAGAAGATGATCTGCGAGTACAACGAAGAAGTTGCTGTCATTGCTGTTGACATGACGCAGAACCTG GCTGAGATCTTTAGCAGGGTTCTTCAGAGCGAGGAATACGAGGAGAATGAGGACAAGACTGTCATGGCCCTCGGCATTCTCAGCACCATCGACACCATTCTCACCGTCATGGAGGACCACAAGGAG ATCACTCAACAGCTGGAGGGTATCTGTTTACAGGTGATTGGCCTGGTCTTGCAGAAACCTATCATAG AGTTCTATGAGGAGATTCTGTCTCTGGCATTTGGACTCACATGCCAGACCATCTCGCCGCAGATGTGGCAGCTGCTGAGCGTCCTGTATGAGGTCTTTCAGCACGACTGCTTTGACTACTTCACTG ATATGATGCCACTTTTGCATAACTACGTCACGGTGGATACAGATGCCTTCCTATCCGACCCCAAGAATTTGGAGATCATCTACAGCATGTGCAAAAAG GTGCTGACCACAGATTCAGGCGAAGAAGCCGAATGCCAGGCTGCAAAACTGTTGGAGGTGATCATACTGCAGTGCAAAGGCAGAGGGATTGACCAG TGCATCCCTCTGTTTGTGGAGGCGGCGCTGGAGCGTTTGACACGTGGCGTCAAGTCCAACAAGCTGAGGATCATGTGCCTGGAGGTGGCCATCGCTGCGCTTTACTACAGCCCGGCCATTCTCATGCACACTTTGGACAACGCACGCTTCTCCCAAAAGCCGCAGGCCATTACTGCCCACTTCATCAACCAGTGGATGAACGACACGGAATTCTTCCTTGG GATCCACGACCGCAAGATGTGCATCATTGGCCTGACTGTGTTGATGGAGCTGCCGAGCCGTCCGGCGGCTCTGGAGGGCGTGGCCGCCCAAATCCTTCCTTCCGTTCTGCTCCTCTTCTTGGGTCTCAAGCACCTTTCTGCTTCCCATCACATCAACAAACCGGACCTGCTGGCCAGCACGAGGGCTTTGGATCAAGATCAAAATG AGGAGATTCCCAGTGATGAGGACGAGgtgaatgaaaagtgcagtattatgcagcagcagcagcagcaatctAGTGTGCCGATGGGCCAGGAAGatgagagcaatgatgatgaagacgacTACTGGGACGATGATAATTGCTTTGAAGGAACACCTCTGGAAGAGTATAGCACTCCACTGGACTATGACAATGGAGAAGACGAATATCACTTTTTTGCATCTGCCCTTCTCA GAATCCAGAGTACAGATGTGGCTTGGTACCAGCGTTTGACGGCATCCCTCAGTGATGACCAGAAATCCCAACTCCAGGAGATTTACAGCATCTCACAGCAGAGAAGGAGCACTGCCACCAAGGGCCAGTG a